Genomic window (Gasterosteus aculeatus chromosome 13, fGasAcu3.hap1.1, whole genome shotgun sequence):
CATGTCAGCCTCCCCGTACACAGTGTGCTgcacagtgtgtaaataaaagagaacagGCGCAGACATGGGCGACAGGAACGCAGCACATACATAACAGGCACCCAGTTCATACCTGCAGGGAGGAAACATCACACTACAGACGATGCACGCTGAATGCTTTTAATTGCTCCTACCGCCTCAGTTTGGGTCTTATTTCATCAGCAGTATTTCCCACCCTTCTTGCAATAGTTGACCACGGGttcccgtttgtgtgtgtgtgtgtgtgttgtctgcagGTCTCAGCATCCGCGGTGCCCAGGAGGAGGACCCCCCGGACCCCCAGCTCATGCGGTTGGACAACATGCTGCTGGCAGAGGGCGTGGCGGGCCCGGAGAAAGGCGGCGGATCTGCCGCCGCCGCAGCTGCAGCCGCGGCTTCCGGCGGGGCGGCCGACAACTCCATTGAACATTCCGACTACAGAGCCAAACTCACCCAGATCAGACAGATCTACCACACGGAGCTGGAGAAATACGAACAGGTTAGGAGACTTTGTGATGCTTCGGTTAGAGCCTCCCAGATGCAGCTCCACGgttctttttgcttttgcttgAAATACCACACAAGTTCGTGTACCACCTCCAAGAGAATGACACAAACATCAATGTTGTTCTTTATCTTGTCTTCTTCTGAAAAAGGTTTGAACAACCATGTGACTCCCAGCAGCTATTTAACATTTCAGCTGGCATTCAAATAGACCCATTGAGTTCACGCTTCACATCCCTTCAGAACATCCAGCACAGCTCATTCCCTGCATTGCCAAGAAGAATGcatgaaatgtgcttgattggGAGACTTTCATCTGttatgtgggggaaaaaaaactgcagtttcATTCACTGTGCTGTAGCTGATTATAGAGATCCTTAGTCATCTGTGTTAAATGAAAGTATGATCAGCTCCTTGACCGCGCACTTTGAGCCTGCCATTAAACACAGGCATTATGGGTGAAAATAGAAGGTGTAATAGTGATGGCTCAGCAAGCCAGAAAGGTAAATTAGACTAATTTACTGCTCTCTGAGAGAGGAGGTGGGTACGCGGGGGCACACAGCACTTCGCCTGGAGTAAATGCATCTTTCTTAAGGGTGTTTCCAGGTTTTAATTATCTAAATGTAAATACTTAACGAATTTTGCTGAGAGTAATGAGCTAAAGTGTGCACTACCTAAATGAGTTATTCTAATTAATCATGTATGAACTACTGGTTTAACGAAAAGCTGTTTGAATTCGTTCTCCATTAGGGCCGAGCCAAATAGCAAATATGCATTTATATTCAAAGACGGCTTCACCCATTATGTCATCAAAGTAATATACAAACAACCGCACTCTGCTGAGGCTCTTTAACACAAAGagctttcaaaaaaacaaaaaaaaacatccaacacGACAAATGTACACAACTTTAGAATAGCCGCCAAAGAGCTTTTGAAAGTTCACCACTGTGACTTTGGACATTTACAGAACTCTCGGCTGcactttgtgtctctctgtcactTGGCAGGCATGCAACGAATTCACTACCCATGTGATGAACCTGCTGAGGGAACAGTCTCGCACGCGGCCCATCTCCCCCAAAGAGATTGAGCGCATGGTGGGAATCATCCACCGTAAATTCAGCTCCATCCAGATGCAGCTGAAACAGAGCACCTGTGAGGCTGTCATGATACTGCGCTCCAGATTCCTTGATGCCAGGTCAGTGGATTGTGTGCTGTTGTTGTATACAtagtgggatgtgtgtgtgtgtgtgtgtgcacgcatggGTACATTGTGCTTCTGTATGACCtataaaagcacatttaatgCGCAAGTTCAGTTTTGCACTGACAATTGTTTATTAATTTTACTTATTCAAGTGATAATGAAAATCACTACAACATGATTCTAATGATGTCCATATTCAATGCATTATCCACTTTCACAAAAATGATGGCCCCCAAACATGTTTAACAGTTAGATCTAAATGAAATGTGGGCAGAGTCATGTGtaatggatgggggggggagtcggcaGGTGTTGTGGATTCGCTCTAATCACTCACAGTGTGGCGCTGTGTGGGCGCTCTGCAGACAGCGGCACAAGTTGGGGCCAAACAAGCCAAGTGGAAGCACATCGGCTTGCCCACTGCCTTGGTGAAGCACAGTAAACAAGGCAAAATGAGCAAATGCTCAACAACGTGATAAGTAGTGCCCttgggaggaaaggggggggaccCAGATCTAGTTAGTCTGTTTCTACTGGAGGTCCCGGGGGCTATGGCACTTCAGGAACAATGCTCAACTGTGCATGCCATGATTTCTATAATGTACCGAGATGCAGTCCGACTGGGCTTTGCGCTCCATCACAAAGCCCACCCATCCGCTGCACTAAACTCTACACATTACACGCTTGGACTGgggattggagaccaacagacCAAATTAAACATTGTATGTGttttgtgactgtgtgtgtgtgtgtaatgtctgTTTATTTGGTCTGAGTCTGtacttctgtgtgttttggagcTGGACACGATGGTCTGCTCCCGAGCGCCCTTAGTGACCGTTCCTCATTATTTTCACCGTTTATGTGTTGAGATTGATCGCTCATCTCGTGCAACCCAATCGGATGAGTTAATGCTGGTCCCGCTCATGGGCGCGCTCTGCCTTTCTCTTGTTCTCCTCCCCACTCAGGCGGAAAAGGAGAAACTTCAGCAAGCAGGCGACGGAAATCTTGAACGAATACTTCTACTCGCACCTCAGCAACCCGTATCCGAGCGAGGAGGCTAAAGAGGAGCTGGCGAAGAAGTGCAGCATCACAGTTTCCCAGGTGGGTAGTGCTCATCTGACAGTAGCTGGTTGGTAATcaggggggtgggtgggtggagggggctgAAGCCTAGAGGGATAGTTACCGTGGGTCCCACCACCAAGACACAGTGTCCTTGGCTAACCTTGACATTGTGGCTGCCTAATGATGCTTCAGTCAAGGCCGGTCCCAGTCAGTCAGAGCAGGGCCACAGGGAGGTAAGGCCTATATCATCTTGGCCTCAATCAAAGCACTATGCTGTCCTTCCGTAAGCCGCCCCAACGCGGGGTCCCCTGCcatttgcccccccctctcatttCCCGTCCACCGTGTGTGCTTTCTCCGTTGCCCGGTCAGTTGCTCAGGTCGTGAGCCGGGAAGAAAAATGGCATTTTCCATTACGTTAAGAAAATGGTGTTTTTAAAACACTACATGATACTGgctatttatttgtatatttgctGTTCAAGGGACCTTGCAGAATTGAGTTATATTTGAGACTTTATATCTAGTAGAGCCTCCTTTTGTTGAAGGCAGTGTCTCTCACACCTTACCCCCACATCCAAAGTGTTATTATCCTGTGCTCCCGTGTCTCTGCTATGATTGTGACTACTATCTAGATCTTTTGATACTCTATTGTTCTATGGTTGTCCTCATGAGACACTAtatcacagaaacatgaatctaTACAataatcagtgtttttttctgtgtgggGAGGGTGTGTTGAGGGGTATATTGGGTATAGTCATGAAGAGTCAGATACTGTAAAAGCCCATTCTTTTTTGCCTTCAGGGGGTGGGAAGCACCATCACAGTATCACAGGTATGTCATAACTTCTCCTGATccactgttttcattttttgtttatgtATGTAATAGCCTCACAGTTTTCACTGCACAGAACCTCCCTCCTACCACTACTGGACCAATGCTAATGTTATCACGTTAAGAGTGGATAAGCAGCATTTACATCCCACCTTCAAGTCACACAAGAACACAAAGtgtttttgattgattttatatACTTTTTCAAGCTACACCCATGTTCTCACCATATTTATGTGTGTACAAATGTGTCACATGAAACGTTCCTTTTTGGCTGTTGTTTACCACCGTATTTATTTTTGTCGACTAGTTGTGTGGTCGTTTAGATATTTTTCAAATTTCTCGGTGAGATTATTTGCCCGCTCCGTGATCGCTGTGTGCCTTTTAGCGGTTAAAGAAATGGCCACCGACCCTcaaccactgttttttttttttccccgagtGCCTCGCAAAAAACAGGCCACCGTTCCCATGAGAACAAATCAGTGTATGCAGAAATTAGAGGGCTTTTAAAAATTCACTTGAACTCATCTCAGGCCCCATTAGCGGCGTACTCCTCGGCCGGCGGAGGCCACGGCAGACATTCTTATTGACTTATTCTTAGTGCTTTGGCTCATTTTAAGTGAGCAACTAAGTCGGAGGCTCGACAAGACGCCGAGTGCGGCGTAAGTGTGTTATCGCTCACCGTGCCCTGGCCTTTCAGAGCCGCGAACCGCTTGCCGGGGCCACGGATAAGTCATTTTCTAAACAATCCTTTTTTCGCAGGCTTTGTTGATTTGCACGAGCAGTtcattaagcaaaaaaaaaaacatccgtcGTGAATGGTATGCCAATATCAGTCCGCAGCTCTGCGCGATACATCATCGCTGACGAAACACCCATTTCAGCAGGGATCATTTAAATTGCAAGTGATGCACAGACGCCTTTCCCTGAGAGACAAGCCTCTTTATCTCAGGAAGTCCCTGCAGCTCACATCCAGTGTTGTAGTTATCTCTAAATGCTGCAATGATTaccttgaacaaaaaaaaaaaaaagaaatcccattGTGTCTGATTTGTTTAATATTGAACCCAGAAAAGTGAAAATGAGCAATGCTCAAATTAGCCAAGTGGCTCCGTAGTGCCGTCTTATTCCCTCAGTCACTCAGCATGAGCCGAGCTGGGCTCCGGAATGAGGCCGTGGGATTGGATGCCTGTGGTTTGTGTCCGGGTTTACTGTGAGATAATGTGTGGTGGTTCAACAATTAAGGCAGATTGCTGTGAACAGACTCCTTTACATACTTCTGAGTGATGCGTTTCAATATTTCAGATGCTAGTGAATTTAGAAAAGCTAAGATTTGAGCTCTTATTCATTATTAATGCGTCTTGTATAATTGATGGTATCACAGCTAGTGAGACCACCTTTTGTATTTAAAGCTTCAGGCATTGTCATCTCAGATATATTGAGATCATAGACAGATTTCTGCATCGCATTAAATTGACTTACGAGGAGCTTTGACCTGAAATGGGGTGAAATAGTTTGAATCATCAACCACGGCTCCGCGGCCTCTCTGGTGGGCAGCAATGAGGGCGGCGCTATCGTGTTCTTGCGAGGAGCCTGCGTGGTGATTATACAATCGCTGCCTTTGAGGTTGCCGATGTCAGGTAATTCAATCTCACAACCTGGCTCTCTCCACACGTAGGAGTCAATTGAATGCATGGCCTGCCACAAGATAAAAGGGAATTAGTTGTGTAGATTGGGTTGTGCTGCACACCTTCAGAGTGCCGTGCATTTGTTCAATATTTAGCTGAACCCCAGAACCAGTGAAGCCAGAGTTCAGTGGGCAGGAAAGAAATGTGCTGCAGCTGCGAACGGTGGTTTAACGTCTTGTGGTGGCAGGATACAGTCACAACACAATTCATACTAAAGCAGTAAAGATACATACAGAAGTTTATTTTTCAACTGTACATAACTTGTGTAATTATCACATTTTGTTATTACTGTAGTTTTTGGGCTGTCAACTTTCAGACttaatggtacatttttcatGTGAAAATATCTGACATTGTAATATAAGTAGTTATATTTAATACACTGTGTGCATGaacattttgttaaattaaaCAGATGGATGAGCTTTAGAAAACAGTTTTTTACTACTTCGAGGTGTTTGTAGGCACTTTGTGAGCTGTCTAAAGGAGCAAGAATATTGCATTGTCTTTGGCTCTACAATCCACTATAAGCAGGTTAAGTAAAAAGGATGATGGCCAGGGCTTTCATTGCTTCCAATTAAACCTTGCTTGTTAGTTTAACCTCTAGGTAAACCCATCAAACAATTGATGTCAAAGAAACCCTGCCAACATTGGGCCTCGCCTCAATGGTCATTAATTTTAATTGCCTAGATATTAAAGATTTAGAGCACACAGACGTGCAGGATAGAAATGATCTGATGTCCTGCAAATCCAGTCAGTTTTTACACCACAACATTGACGGGCTGCTGGGGATATTAAAATTTAAGCACACGGGTGGAAATTAAATAAAGCGTCATTAGGGGCAGCTGCTCTTTGGCTGGTCCAGCCTTGGGCTGCAAGGCCTGAAAGGGGAGCAGCAGCCCAGCGACAAGACACTCTAATTTATAGAACCATTAAAAACAAGCATCATGTCATTATAATTCCACTATTATTGCACTCACACAGAGGGTTCACCCCTCATGCAACTTTTCAGCATCTGATTGATTCAACAAAATCAGCATTTCCAACAGCTCTAAATCTAAATCATTCGCTATTGATACTTCATGACTTCTGTTGTACTGTGGtaaaatgggttttttttcttcttcaacacaTCAATTAACACTGATTGACCTGATAGCCTGTGTTTACTGCTTCACATGTCTGCTGGTGTTCACCCTCGAAGTCTTGTTTTTGATAATTAGAAACAGAAGTTACCTTCAGGATCACTGaccatgcatgtgcacacacacacacacacacacacacacacacacacacacacacacacacacacacacactgagaagcaTTTCATTGCTGTTtggtcataaaaaataaaaatgaaagcacTCACGTACAGCTACCCAGGCAGGTCGTTATTAAAAAGCAGATTGTTTATTAGATTATAAAGTGGTACATATGCTTTAATCCTAATTATAGTAAAATATTTAACAGAGAcacatttacctttttttccagTTAATATGAAATTTGACGTGCTGCACCGTGTAATTCTGCCCATTAAATTCACTAATTGTTATTGTATTTGCATAAGGTGTCAATCACCTAAATTCACTGATCTAGAATTATTGAGCATTACCAAGAgggtaaaatatatattttttaaatatatatatatatataatatacatttacTCTGGTGTCTGTGCAATGGGAGCCCCTTGTGTTTAAGCTTTGTCAGGAGACAGAACTGAGACCACGTCATGCTCCCATCCATGAGAAGACACAAGTGCCTCCTGATTATAGCTTAATTAGCTTGTGTACCCGGTGGACATTACTGCAGGGGCTGGGAATTGGGTACTTGATGGACCCAAACGTGACATCTTGAAACAATCACACTGCTCAGTGCACGGTGTCGTGGGCTGCTTGACGTctgactcctctgctcctcctccttctgctctacCACACAGGTATCCAACTGGTTTGGCAACAAAAGGATCCGCTACAAGAAAAATATCGGCAAGTTTCAGGAAGAAGCCAACCTGTATGCCGCCAAGACTGCTGTGAACGcagcacacgctgcagccgCTGCAGTGCAGAACAGCCAGGCCAACTCGCCTACCACACCTAACTCTGGTAGGCACTCCTCcatatggaaaaagaaaaaagatctgCCCTCTATCTCAGCCCGTAACCTGCTGCCTACCTGCCTCACTCTCTCGTGCTCGATTCACACCGGCAAGAGTGACAGGCTCTGCTCCCAGCTCGGGGATCACAGTGTCTCCTGTCTATAAGACAGTTGACGCCAAGCAAACTCATGCATAAAGAGAGCGTTCCTGACTTGTGAACCGAGAACACGTGTATTTTtggcaaaatgaaaagaaagaaaaaaataattccgAAGGATTCCAGTGGGATTTGTTTCCCCTTGACTCTCTGTCAACGTCCTGTCATTTGTAATGTACGTAGTGCCAGTGAATGGTgctttgttttgtgctaaaTAAACAGAATTGCTGGGAGCATTTTACCCTACAGTTATACTACTATATAAAAATGGCATTATATGCAGTTAATACTGAATAAGAGtcatacaaaaaaaaggaagcctAAAAGGAGGGCGTGTTTAGTCCAGTTTAATGAGTCATGTGATGCTGAGTTTGGGCTTGGTTGACCTGCGTCGGAGTTTGGTAAGCTTACGAAGTGGTCCCTTTTTCTTGCACCCAGGATTCCAGATGAAAGATGAAGAGTTTCAGCTGGATTCTGCAGAGAGCAAAAACACTCTTTTAACCAACATGTTTACTGGTACTGGTCTTTTCATAAGCTTCTTATTGTCCTTGTCATTTACCATGTGATACCTCCCTGCCAGCGTTAGATTGGAAGTAGGTGATGTGGAACAATTGGGAGCTTAAGCAACCAACCACATATAGAActgccccaccccctccccccccccccccccccccccatccaccacTCAAACCCCTTTCCCTTGTGTGGtgtgattttcatttcatttgtgtctACTGCATTTgtaagaaaaccaaaaaaaaagaaaagatcctCTTCAGTCCTTCTGCATCTCGtcctcttctgtttgtttctttgctccccctccttctccctcgtCCCCCTCGTAGTTGCCTGCTTTTACGGGAGTCTTTCCTCAGTGTATTTGTCTGCCTGAGTCGGGTCTGCTTGTGTGCAGACACGAGcgtgctgtgtgtgcgtctgcatcgtttgtgcgcgtgcgtgtccgTGCTTTCCCTCTATAGCCTTCTCGTGTATTCAGCTACTTACATCCTCCCTTTCCAGGTTCCTCAGGTTCTTTTAACCTCCCAAACTCTGGGGACATGTTCTTGCGCATGCAGAGTCTGAATGGGGATTCTTACCAAGGGGCCCAAGTCGGAGCCAATGTACAGTCACAGGTAGGATCAACGATTGGGGACGGTTCCTGACTACCAGTGCAGAGAGCTGTCCTTGTCTTGCCTGTAGACTGAGCCTTCCACAGTGCAGTCTGAAGCACATTAAAGAAAGAGaataaggaaaaaacacactgctgtgttgtgtttatTGACTATTTCCTTTTTGGATGGAATATTTTGGTGGCCAACATATAATCCCACCCCATTGCTATAATGCTGTAAGCAATTTCCTGGTTTCTATTCAAGACACCTTACGTGAGACATTTTGTGAATGCATTCGGCTTTGACTTGGACTCTTGGGTATGTTTTGGGCTTTTTGGTGCCgtgttttcccctttttcctgtATTCTATCTTGCTATCTTCCTGTCTCGTCCTGTTATTGTTTGTTGTGGATGTCGTCCGTTTTTGTAAATTTGAAGCAGCTGCACAACTGACACATGAACGAGAGAAAAGCAAATAGAAATGCATATTCATGGTTAAAGTAACGATAagctttttgtttattattgcaTAGACTAACGTCAGTAtgcttttgttgtttcattAGAAAATCTATTAGCTGCGTCACAAATGTGCCGTCTCAGGATTCCCTTTTTGTGATTTCACACTAGTCAGTATCTGTTGCTTCACTGAGCATGTTTACACTTAGTGTTGACGGGCTGCGAGACACTGAGTTGACCAGCTTGTCCCCCTTGTCTGTCCCCTCAGGTGGATACCCTGCGCCATGTTATCAGTCAGACGGCAGGATACAATGATCCCCTCGGGCGGAACACAATGTACGGTCCACATGGGTTATCTGTAAGTGAGGCTTTCAGCGGCTCTGCACATTCTGCACGGTCATATTTAAATGGGTGTGCGGTGCATTATGTTGTATTCTGCACAAGGCAGATACACAGAGACATAACCTTGCATCTTCCCAAAGCAGATATTGCAGCGTATcactctgaaaaaaaaaggtgcacccccccccccccccccctcacggtATTTGTTGCATTTGGCTGTTTTGAAGTATTTTCCATCTTCATAATAAAACATACGCTTGTGATCCCCGTTGCCTCTTCCAAGCATGAATTGCAGCTTCCTTGAGGCGGTTTAATATGGCTCCTTTTGGTAGAGCAGCTCACAATCTGAGGCCATCAGAGTAACGAATAATTGTGTTGATGAGGGTGGATTAAGAGAGAAATGCTGTcagacatctctctctctctctctgctataACAGAACCTCCGTGTTTGCTCTCTTTACAATATGATACCTGTTGTTGGGTAAAAGGCGCGCAGGTTTAGATTTTTACAGTCATTAAAAACTCCAGCATCAAAAATAAGACACTAGATGAGAGCAGTCCcacctaaaataaaaaatatatataagtaaataaaatatttattcgAAAAAGAATGAACACCTTTTATGTAAACAAAGATGGGGGGGCTGTTTCCAACGTCAATGCTTTTGGTGTCATGTTGGCTTTGCTGAATCCGTATTGCTATAAGCTCTTCAGACATGTCAGCTCCTACCAGGATcaagcagggttttttttttttttcccgacttTCTCACAAGGTTTCTCACTTCTATGCGCCGCAGAGCCCTGTGCCCACTGGCCCCCCACAGCTCAGCAGGGATCCCCGCTAAAACAGCAACATGACGGTCCTGAGCAACCGTGACAAGACCACAAAAACACAgccatgaataaaatattttgaataaGTCGCGTTGTGGCAAAGTTCCCGTATCTCGCAGCAACAAACCTTTTAATGTTCCACGGGGATATATTAGCATAGACTAACCTTTTAGCTCTGTTGGTGGTGACGTAGAAGCATCCAGTTAAAGGCTAGGTCACGCCTGCAGCGAGGCAAAGTCAGGCTGGCTAAGACCGGCTCTCGGAGAGGCCCTGTCACTTCCACtcagctcgccccccccccctcaaccccccccacctcagccGGCCCGAGCCCTCCCTCTTCTTGACTGACAGGAGAATATGTAGCGACAAGCTGTCTGCCGCTGCCGAAATCTGCTTAGACACTGATTCCGGGGACGGCTCCCATTGGTCGGGACACGAGACAAATTTGTTTTCCTGGAGATGCTGATGCTACTGTAACGCGTCGACGCGTCGCATAGCAGCGTTGTATGTAAAACGCGTTGATGTGAGCTGACACAGTAGTGCAACCATAGTCTAGTTAGCGTTGTGTTACATTTTGGGGGGGTGTAAAAATGCACCAAGCTCATATTGCAGGAAATGTGATTGTAATCTCAGCCTTTTTTCCGTTTTTGTCTCAGGCTAACGGGGGGTGGCAACATGCAACGACTCCTTCTTCTGTAACATCTCCGACGGAAGGACCCGGAAGCGTGCACTCCGATACCTCGAATTGATCCGCTGTTAACTGGGGATGGACTCttttcactgactgactgcagaGGATATACAAAAACTTTTCACAACGGATTTGTCCTGTACAGTAAAATATGCCACACACAAACGACATCCTCCATCGTGTTTCCCGATCgttctgtgttttcctttttttcagatGTAATCGCCATTTGTTTGTCGTAGGGGTAAGCACACGCGTGCACAAACAGAACGCAGCTCTGAGCTGACACTCCTCTAAACTTTCAGGATAATTAGCTCGTCGGAACTTAAAGTACTGAATGGCacatttaatttgacattttaaatgccGCCATTTTTTTTGGATTCTGGCTTTAATTATTACTCTCATTTTGATAATTGGGTTCCCTTTCAGTTCGTACAATACGTATTGAAGCAGCTGTTTCTTTGACTATAATGCGCTCGCAATCTTGTCCAGCGACTCAACAATGCTGCTGTTGACAGCCCGATGGCAGCTTTGTGGTTACTTTCAAGATTTATTTTTGCCTTACAGCCGTGTACATTAGTAGAAGGAAATGGTTATTCAAAATCTGGAACATAAAGAAGAGTAATTGATTGCTCGACTGTGACATGACACCATTCCATATTTTATCATCTGATGTTTAGTACGTACATATGTAAACATTTTCTTTGTACTGCTTATCAACAAATCCCCCCGCGGTATATCACTCCTTCACGAGCTGGGCCCGTTACACAGGAAAAGTTGTACATAATATAGCTCAAGAGTAATTATACATCCCACAAATCAAAACGCAGCTTTATTACCTCCTTCAAAATTCCCAATAATTTCTGTAGCTCGGAGTGCTCACTTACTACCTCTAAACAATATCACAACAACATTGTTACTTTTGCCCGTTATTTAACGTTTTTATAGTTATTTTAATTACATCCTGTAACACTGTAAACTCTACATCCTCTATGTAATCTAATGtatattttaatcttttaataAAATACTGTTGCTGTACTGCaacttaaaatgacaaaaagtaaaaaattaaaatgataacAATATTAATACCATGAAAATGAGACTGGGGGGAGTTGAGGGAGAGTTGTTGTGGCTTTTACGAAGTGGTGCGATGAATATTGTTGATAAATGAACAGCAAACAGTAAAACTGTTGTAAATattcaagaggaaaaaaaaacattttgaatgttgCTCATCTTGTTACTAAATCATGcgcaaaaaagagaaaaaaaatcactattaaaaatgtaatgcataAAGGTTTCAGTATTCAGAACTGTACATTTCCAGCTCTGTTCAACAGGGTTCAAaacttgttttctctcttttctattGTATGTGATTCTGAAACGGAAAAAGTCATGACAACTGATTTGTGGCAGTGATTCTAATGTATTAAAGATGTTTAGTGTTACTTTCTAACCAGACTACACCCTGGACTGAAAAGTCTTCCTTGTGGTAGTTGTGTAATTTCAAACATGAATAAACCCTTTGCTTTCATGACAGCTTGTTGTGCGTCCTTTTGTTGAGTCAGTGGAAGAGGCTTGACACTTTTCTCTGCCTGTTCATCTGCTGTCTACCATTTGTGTCTCTCACCTTTTTTATGTCAGATCTTCATGCATCTTCATGTTTTGAAACTaatttatattttcttcatttactCATTCATCAGACGGAACTTGACTCCAATATTTTGCAGTGATTTCGGCATCATTTGCACGCAGTGATCCCTGCATTTATAAGCCCTGCACCAGGCCGCTGCTCCTGCTTCATATGGTGAATGGAAGGTTACGGCTTAACCTGGTTTGCAGCTACTGTGGAGATGACATGGTAGCGCAATTAACTGAAATGTCAGGCACTTCTAATTCccactttttgtgtgtgtgttgtggaaaGGCTGCCTTTAT
Coding sequences:
- the pbx3b gene encoding pre-B-cell leukemia transcription factor 3b isoform X8, which translates into the protein MSFSICVAQCTDSLAATMDDQARIMQSIGGVSLAGHSVQGGMALPPPHGHDGTDGDGRKQDIGDILHQIMTITDQSLDEAQAKKHGLNCHRMKPALFSVLCEIKEKTGLSIRGAQEEDPPDPQLMRLDNMLLAEGVAGPEKGGGSAAAAAAAAASGGAADNSIEHSDYRAKLTQIRQIYHTELEKYEQACNEFTTHVMNLLREQSRTRPISPKEIERMVGIIHRKFSSIQMQLKQSTCEAVMILRSRFLDARRKRRNFSKQATEILNEYFYSHLSNPYPSEEAKEELAKKCSITVSQVSNWFGNKRIRYKKNIGKFQEEANLYAAKTAVNAAHAAAAAVQNSQANSPTTPNSGFQMKDEEFQLDSAESKNTLLTNMFTGGYPAPCYQSDGRIQ
- the pbx3b gene encoding pre-B-cell leukemia transcription factor 3b isoform X9; protein product: MSFSICVAQCTDSLAATMDDQARIMQSIGGVSLAGHSVQGGMALPPPHGHDGTDGDGRKQDIGDILHQIMTITDQSLDEAQAKKHGLNCHRMKPALFSVLCEIKEKTGLSIRGAQEEDPPDPQLMRLDNMLLAEGVAGPEKGGGSAAAAAAAAASGGAADNSIEHSDYRAKLTQIRQIYHTELEKYEQACNEFTTHVMNLLREQSRTRPISPKEIERMVGIIHRKFSSIQMQLKQSTCEAVMILRSRFLDARRKRRNFSKQATEILNEYFYSHLSNPYPSEEAKEELAKKCSITVSQGVGSTITVSQVSNWFGNKRIRYKKNIGKFQEEANLYAAKTAVNAAHAAAAAVQNSQANSPTTPNSGFQMKDEEFQLDSAESKNTLLTNMFTGGYPAPCYQSDGRIQ